From Humibacter ginsenosidimutans, a single genomic window includes:
- a CDS encoding Fic family protein, with the protein MLEPETLAAADAASHALARFDAEAGAVIAPFPAILLRAESSSSSEVENLTAGAKQVALAEIGAARSENARLVVANTRAMDAAIALSTDLDEDALIAMHAALLGETAPHFVGQWRQEQVWIGGGAVSPHDADFVPPHHERVPELMHDLLDFVDRTDVPLLAQAAIAHAQFETIHPFPDGNGRTGRALIHAMLHRGGLTRNLTVPVSAGLLRSPHAYFEALSDYRDGDVDAIVHAITYASFAAVSNGTRLVADINDIRDGWNELVRARTDSSVHRLMDLLLERPVIRVATAARFLEVSEVAAGTAINRLADSGILTKAAGENRYRIWQASEVLDALDEFAARARRDRL; encoded by the coding sequence GTGCTCGAGCCCGAAACGCTCGCCGCCGCAGACGCGGCAAGTCACGCACTCGCCCGCTTCGACGCGGAGGCTGGAGCCGTCATCGCTCCCTTCCCCGCCATCCTGCTGCGAGCGGAGTCGTCGTCGAGCTCCGAGGTCGAGAACCTGACCGCCGGTGCGAAACAGGTCGCACTCGCAGAGATCGGCGCGGCGCGTTCTGAGAACGCACGCCTGGTCGTCGCGAACACCCGTGCCATGGATGCAGCCATCGCTCTCAGCACCGACCTCGATGAAGACGCCCTCATAGCCATGCACGCAGCACTCCTCGGCGAGACGGCACCGCACTTCGTCGGGCAATGGCGTCAGGAGCAGGTCTGGATCGGAGGCGGCGCAGTCTCACCCCACGACGCGGACTTCGTGCCCCCGCATCACGAACGCGTGCCCGAACTCATGCATGACCTGCTCGACTTCGTGGATCGCACGGACGTTCCTCTTCTCGCGCAGGCGGCGATCGCGCACGCCCAGTTCGAGACCATCCATCCGTTCCCCGACGGAAACGGCCGCACCGGCCGCGCGCTGATCCACGCGATGCTCCATCGCGGCGGACTCACTCGGAACCTGACGGTGCCCGTGTCGGCAGGTCTGCTCCGGAGCCCGCACGCCTACTTCGAAGCACTCTCCGATTACCGCGACGGAGACGTGGACGCCATCGTGCACGCGATCACCTACGCGAGCTTCGCAGCGGTCAGCAACGGCACCAGACTCGTTGCCGACATCAACGACATCCGCGACGGTTGGAACGAGCTCGTCAGAGCCCGAACAGATTCCTCGGTGCACCGATTGATGGACCTGCTGCTGGAGCGCCCGGTGATCAGGGTCGCGACGGCGGCGAGATTCCTCGAGGTCAGTGAGGTGGCGGCAGGCACAGCGATCAATCGCCTCGCCGATTCAGGAATCCTGACCAAGGCCGCGGGCGAGAATCGCTACCGCATCTGGCAGGCATCCGAAGTTCTCGACGCGCTCGACGAGTTCGCCGCGAGGGCTCGCCGCGACCGCCTCTAG
- a CDS encoding ArsR/SmtB family transcription factor: MVVHISMVNAPTTTALSDDEVDRLFHALADATRRDIVTRTLRSDQSISALARGYAMSFAAVQKHVAVLESAGLVRKERRGREQLVRGEPQSIRRAGELLSRYEAIWNERAAGIERILAGDLATARMSRASDARQHETTDGEETER, encoded by the coding sequence ATGGTTGTACATATCTCGATGGTGAACGCGCCGACAACGACGGCGCTCAGCGACGACGAGGTCGATCGCCTGTTCCACGCGTTGGCGGATGCCACACGCCGTGACATCGTGACCCGCACCCTGCGCAGCGATCAGTCGATCTCCGCGTTGGCCCGCGGCTACGCGATGAGCTTCGCGGCGGTGCAGAAGCACGTCGCCGTGCTCGAGTCCGCTGGGCTCGTGCGCAAGGAGCGGCGCGGTCGGGAGCAGCTGGTGCGGGGAGAGCCCCAGTCCATCAGGCGTGCGGGGGAGCTGCTGAGCCGTTATGAGGCGATCTGGAACGAGCGCGCGGCCGGGATCGAGCGCATCCTCGCCGGTGATCTCGCGACGGCACGGATGTCGCGCGCCTCCGACGCCCGGCAACACGAAACGACCGACGGAGAGGAAACGGAACGATGA
- a CDS encoding SRPBCC family protein, whose protein sequence is MTVIGSTKDAEKLTLTFVTEFDATPERVWQVWEDPRQLERWWGPPTWPATFERHELAPGGQSRYHMTGPEGEKSPGWWATVEVDAPHSLVVDDGFSQPDGEPDPAMPTMRMHVSLEGLDDGSRTRMTILTRFESFDQLEKVSAMGMVEGMTQALGQIDGILA, encoded by the coding sequence ATGACAGTGATCGGCAGCACCAAAGACGCGGAGAAGCTCACGCTGACGTTCGTGACCGAGTTCGACGCGACGCCCGAGCGGGTGTGGCAGGTGTGGGAAGACCCGCGCCAGCTCGAGCGCTGGTGGGGTCCGCCGACCTGGCCGGCCACGTTCGAGAGGCATGAGCTGGCCCCGGGCGGCCAGTCGCGCTACCACATGACAGGTCCGGAAGGAGAGAAGTCGCCCGGCTGGTGGGCGACGGTCGAGGTGGATGCCCCGCACTCGCTCGTCGTCGACGACGGCTTCTCGCAGCCCGACGGCGAGCCCGACCCAGCCATGCCCACCATGCGCATGCACGTGTCGCTGGAGGGCCTCGACGACGGCTCACGCACCCGAATGACGATCCTCACCCGCTTCGAGAGCTTCGATCAGCTCGAGAAGGTCTCGGCCATGGGCATGGTCGAGGGCATGACGCAGGCGCTCGGCCAGATCGACGGCATCCTCGCCTGA
- a CDS encoding VOC family protein — MTQIAAIQPCLWFDDRAREAMEYYVSVFPNSRIVSIEGYPDESLDEHFAGMSDKVLNGRLTLNGVDFVCLDGGPLFTFNESISFVVTCADQAEIDRYWAALSHVPESEQCGWCKDRFGISWQIIPENMGELVNSPARIQVMMSQKKIVIDELQNA, encoded by the coding sequence ATGACCCAGATCGCAGCCATCCAGCCGTGCCTGTGGTTCGACGACCGGGCGCGCGAGGCGATGGAGTACTACGTGAGCGTGTTTCCGAACTCGCGCATCGTCTCCATCGAGGGGTACCCGGACGAATCGCTCGACGAGCATTTCGCCGGCATGTCCGACAAGGTGCTCAACGGCAGACTCACGCTCAACGGGGTGGATTTCGTCTGCCTCGACGGAGGCCCGCTCTTCACCTTCAACGAGTCCATCTCGTTCGTCGTGACGTGCGCGGACCAGGCGGAGATCGATCGGTACTGGGCGGCGTTGTCGCACGTGCCGGAGTCCGAGCAGTGCGGCTGGTGCAAAGACCGGTTCGGCATCAGCTGGCAGATCATCCCCGAGAACATGGGGGAGCTCGTGAACTCGCCTGCGCGCATCCAGGTGATGATGTCGCAGAAGAAGATCGTGATCGACGAGCTGCAGAACGCCTGA
- a CDS encoding GNAT family N-acetyltransferase, translated as MSDSPAVILRAPTDFDVEVLYRLASDLDTWEERSPSTPAPLTRAAYEARRADQDSAARNVRFVIEAEGTAVGSISLFDFDDLARHAEVGIALVTEARGKGIGTDAIAQLVEFAFVRCNLRRVHLEVIESNAGAIRAYEKAGFVLEGRQREHAWVRGRYEDILRMGLLRSEWESAREEAPTRRG; from the coding sequence GTGTCCGACTCACCAGCCGTCATCCTTCGCGCACCCACCGACTTCGACGTCGAGGTGCTCTACCGCCTCGCCTCCGACCTCGACACGTGGGAGGAGCGCAGCCCGTCCACCCCTGCCCCGCTGACCAGGGCCGCCTACGAGGCTCGACGTGCCGATCAGGACTCGGCGGCCCGCAACGTGCGCTTCGTCATCGAGGCGGAGGGCACGGCGGTCGGCAGCATCTCGCTCTTCGACTTCGACGATCTCGCGCGCCACGCCGAGGTGGGCATCGCACTCGTGACCGAGGCTCGGGGCAAGGGCATCGGCACGGATGCGATCGCCCAACTCGTCGAGTTCGCCTTCGTGCGCTGCAACCTGCGTCGCGTTCACCTCGAGGTGATCGAGTCGAACGCCGGCGCGATCCGGGCCTACGAGAAGGCCGGATTCGTGCTCGAGGGTCGGCAGCGCGAACACGCCTGGGTGCGCGGGCGCTACGAGGACATCCTGCGCATGGGCCTGTTGCGCTCGGAATGGGAATCCGCACGCGAAGAAGCCCCGACGCGTCGGGGGTGA
- a CDS encoding ATP-dependent Clp protease ATP-binding subunit: protein MPDNFFPGAPEGSEGNSFDEFLARYLAGERARESRSIDISRFLSRRTQEVLQRAGRFALEHGHNELDALHILRVMADTDPAAEAMRRIGVDPSRIVRAAEQRLPQTADATSDAPALTPSAQRTLFHAYQVARASGSTYIDPEHLFYALVIAQDSPAGQVLQSAGVTPEALAGAMRDGASVGAGAAGDPDDSPEASETPMLDKFGTDLTQLARDGKLDPVIGRVDEIEQTVEILSRRTKNNPVLVGEAGVGKTAIVEGLAQAIVDGGVPEQLRDKRVVSLDLPGMLAGTRYRGDFEERLTKTMDEIADRKGELIVFIDEVHTVMGAGGAGDGGMDAGNILKPRLAKGDLHLIGATTLKEYRIIEKDPALERRFQPVTVAEPSIEDSIAILTGLKPAYEQHHGVTYTDDAIRAAVELSARYVSDRFLPDKAIDLIDQAGARLRLRLGKLVDASALMQQLADLEAEKNAAVSAEHYEQASTLRDEIAAVEAKLAEASASGARVGEDAVIDEPQIAAVIARATGIPVARIGEADRERLAKLESELHDRVIGQDDAVTAVAKSVRRNRTGMGDENRPVGSFLFLGPTGVGKTELAKALAGSLFGSEKSMIRFDMSEFGERHTAARLIGAPPGYVGYDEAGQLTERVRRNPYSVLLFDEIEKAHPDIFNLLLQVLDDGRLTDGQGRTVDFRNTVVIMTSNIGSEFLASKSGALGFVAPGADGFGDEKALRDRVMGKLRENMRPEFINRIDEIVLFRKLDRDQLRDIVRLLLTATDARLAQREITLTVTDAAIEWIADHGYEPEFGARPLRRVIQREVDDRVADLLVNGSVDDGGAVLVDARGDDLSVTSGVRMPVAA, encoded by the coding sequence GTGCCTGACAACTTCTTCCCCGGCGCCCCCGAGGGCAGCGAGGGCAACTCGTTCGATGAGTTCCTCGCGCGCTACCTCGCAGGGGAACGCGCGCGCGAGTCGCGCTCGATCGACATCAGCCGGTTCCTCAGCCGCCGCACCCAGGAGGTGCTGCAGCGCGCAGGGCGCTTCGCGCTCGAACACGGCCACAACGAGCTCGACGCGCTGCACATTCTGCGGGTGATGGCCGACACCGACCCGGCCGCTGAAGCGATGCGGCGCATCGGTGTCGACCCGTCGCGCATCGTTCGCGCCGCCGAGCAGCGTCTGCCGCAGACCGCCGACGCGACGAGCGATGCTCCGGCGCTCACCCCATCGGCCCAGCGCACGCTGTTCCACGCGTACCAGGTGGCACGCGCGTCCGGCTCGACCTACATCGACCCCGAGCACCTCTTCTATGCGCTCGTCATCGCCCAGGACTCCCCGGCGGGCCAGGTGCTGCAGTCCGCGGGCGTGACGCCCGAGGCACTGGCAGGCGCCATGCGCGATGGCGCGTCGGTGGGTGCGGGCGCGGCGGGCGATCCGGATGACTCGCCAGAGGCATCCGAGACGCCGATGCTCGACAAGTTCGGCACCGACCTCACCCAGCTCGCCCGCGACGGCAAGCTCGACCCGGTGATCGGCCGTGTCGACGAGATCGAGCAGACCGTGGAGATCCTCTCCCGTCGCACCAAGAACAACCCGGTGCTGGTCGGCGAGGCCGGTGTGGGCAAGACCGCGATCGTCGAGGGACTGGCGCAGGCCATCGTGGACGGCGGGGTTCCCGAGCAGCTGCGCGACAAGCGCGTCGTCTCGCTCGACCTGCCCGGCATGCTCGCCGGCACCCGCTACCGCGGCGACTTCGAGGAACGGCTCACGAAGACGATGGACGAGATCGCCGATCGCAAGGGCGAGCTGATCGTCTTCATCGACGAGGTGCACACCGTGATGGGAGCAGGCGGAGCGGGCGACGGCGGCATGGATGCCGGCAACATCCTGAAGCCGCGCCTCGCGAAGGGCGACCTGCACCTGATCGGCGCGACCACGCTCAAGGAGTACCGCATCATCGAGAAGGACCCAGCGCTGGAGCGCCGGTTCCAGCCGGTGACCGTGGCAGAGCCGTCGATCGAGGACTCGATCGCGATCCTCACGGGCCTCAAGCCCGCCTACGAGCAACACCACGGTGTGACCTACACCGACGACGCGATCCGCGCCGCGGTGGAGCTGTCGGCCCGCTACGTCTCCGACCGGTTCCTGCCCGACAAGGCGATCGACCTCATCGACCAGGCCGGCGCGCGGCTGCGGCTGCGGCTCGGCAAGCTGGTCGACGCGTCCGCGCTCATGCAGCAGCTGGCCGACCTCGAGGCGGAGAAGAACGCCGCCGTGTCGGCCGAGCACTACGAGCAGGCGTCGACGCTGCGCGACGAGATCGCCGCGGTCGAGGCGAAGCTGGCGGAGGCATCCGCTTCGGGCGCCCGCGTCGGCGAGGATGCCGTCATCGACGAGCCGCAGATCGCCGCGGTGATCGCGCGCGCCACGGGCATCCCTGTGGCACGCATCGGCGAAGCCGACCGCGAACGGCTGGCGAAGCTCGAAAGCGAACTGCACGACCGCGTGATCGGTCAGGACGACGCTGTGACGGCGGTCGCCAAGTCGGTGCGCCGCAACCGCACGGGCATGGGCGACGAGAACCGCCCGGTCGGCAGCTTCCTGTTCCTCGGCCCGACGGGCGTCGGCAAGACCGAGCTGGCGAAGGCCCTTGCGGGCTCGCTGTTCGGCTCGGAGAAGTCGATGATCCGCTTCGACATGAGCGAGTTCGGCGAACGCCACACGGCTGCTCGGCTGATCGGCGCCCCTCCCGGGTACGTCGGCTACGACGAGGCCGGCCAGCTGACCGAGCGCGTGCGCCGCAACCCGTACTCCGTGCTGCTCTTCGACGAGATCGAGAAGGCGCACCCCGACATCTTCAACCTGCTGCTGCAGGTGCTGGATGACGGGCGCCTCACCGACGGTCAGGGCCGCACCGTCGACTTCCGCAACACGGTCGTGATCATGACCTCGAACATCGGCAGCGAGTTCCTCGCCTCCAAGAGCGGTGCGCTCGGGTTCGTGGCGCCCGGCGCCGACGGATTCGGCGACGAGAAGGCGTTGCGCGATCGGGTGATGGGCAAGCTGCGTGAGAACATGCGGCCGGAGTTCATCAACCGCATCGACGAGATCGTGCTGTTCCGCAAGCTCGACCGCGACCAGCTGCGCGACATCGTCCGTCTGCTGCTCACCGCGACCGATGCGCGGCTCGCCCAGCGAGAGATCACACTCACGGTGACGGATGCGGCCATCGAGTGGATCGCCGACCACGGCTACGAGCCGGAGTTCGGCGCCCGCCCGCTGCGCAGGGTGATCCAGCGCGAGGTCGACGATCGCGTCGCCGATCTGCTGGTGAACGGATCCGTCGACGACGGCGGCGCCGTGCTGGTGGATGCCCGCGGCGATGACCTCAGCGTCACCTCCGGCGTGCGCATGCCCGTCGCGGCCTGA